One segment of Pempheris klunzingeri isolate RE-2024b chromosome 20, fPemKlu1.hap1, whole genome shotgun sequence DNA contains the following:
- the lrrc3ca gene encoding leucine-rich repeat-containing protein 3B: protein MPLPADWLLRHSVVMCLLLHSLVLMTFCFHHAATSCSKSCYCSESENIGKTVRCSNMQLTEIPQDIPNDTRRIYLDFNLFTTVPMNAFAGLPHLVELDLSHNELNQLETGAFRGLGSSLQFLDLSSNKLVNFNPEAFEGLRARANLTNNPWHCDCNLQMAMSRVDLEPASLTGIVCQTSDPEEIGVQGLAFLLAPDIDLCVVMKRTTDVAMLVVMFGWFTMVISYLVYYVRANQEDARRHLEYLKSLPSRQGKSEESSTISTVV, encoded by the coding sequence ATGCCCTTACCTGCAGACTGGCTACTGCGCCACTCAGTGGTCATGTGTTTGCTGCTACACAGCCTGGTACTAATGACCTTCTGCTTCCACCATGCTGCCACCAGTTGCTCTAAGAGCTGCTACTGCTCTGAGAGCGAGAACATCGGCAAGACGGTGCGCTGCAGCAATATGCAGCTTACAGAGATCCCCCAGGATATCCCCAATGACACACGACGTATCTACCTGGATTTCAACCTCTTCACTACAGTCCCAATGAATGCGTTTGCAGGTTTGCCCCACCTGGTTGAACTGGATCTATCACACAATGAATTAAACCAGTTAGAGACAGGGGCATTCAGAGGCCTGGGCTCTTCGCTACAGTTCCTAGACCTTTCTTCAAACAAGTTAGTAAACTTTAACCCTGAGGCCTTCGAGGGTCTGCGGGCTCGCGCCAACCTAACAAACAATCCATGGCATTGTGACTGCAACTTGCAGATGGCCATGTCCCGCGTGGACCTGGAGCCTGCGTCGCTGACGGGCATTGTGTGCCAGACCTCAGATCCTGAGGAAATAGGAGTTCAAGGACTTGCTTTCCTGTTAGCACCAGACATAGACCTATGTGTAGTGATGAAGAGGACTACAGATGTGGCCATGCTGGTCGTCATGTTTGGCTGGTTCACCATGGTCATCTCCTACCTGGTCTACTATGTCAGGGCTAATCAGGAGGACGCTCGCAGACATCTTGAGTATCTCAAGTCGTTGCCCAGCAGGCAGGGCAAGTCAGAGGAGTCTTCCACCATTAGTACTGTGGTATAG